One genomic window of Diospyros lotus cultivar Yz01 chromosome 8, ASM1463336v1, whole genome shotgun sequence includes the following:
- the LOC127808740 gene encoding protein DOG1-like 4, whose amino-acid sequence MMKTQVEERFSDFYENWFCQLEADLQILQAASTESECEALVAKLTAHHKAYYTAKWAAAHEDVLAFFMPVWLSPLENAHLWITGWKPSMAFRMVAALRQTKLADMTEAQRKKVEELRVRIRVEEEKVEREMERQQVAMADRRMVELARMSSRVSGDETATARLDGMVEAAVKNLLAGLEKVMKMADCVRLRTLKGLLEAFSPKQSVDLLAATSTLQIQLRSWGKNHESESGEVVQFVPPAGP is encoded by the coding sequence atgatgaagacccAAGTCGAGGAGAGGTTCTCTGACTTCTACGAGAACTGGTTCTGTCAACTTGAAGCCGATCTGCAGATCTTGCAGGCGGCTTCGACGGAGAGCGAGTGTGAAGCTTTGGTGGCCAAGCTGACGGCCCACCACAAGGCCTACTACACTGCCAAGTGGGCCGCCGCCCACGAGGACGTGCTGGCTTTCTTCATGCCCGTCTGGCTGAGCCCTCTCGAGAATGCCCACCTCTGGATCACCGGCTGGAAGCCGTCCATGGCGTTCCGGATGGTGGCGGCACTGCGGCAGACCAAGCTGGCGGATATGACGGAGGCCCAGCGGAAGAAGGTGGAGGAGCTGAGGGTGAGGATCAGGGTGGAAGAGGAGAAGGtggagagggagatggagaGGCAGCAGGTGGCCATGGCCGACCGCCGGATGGTGGAGCTGGCGCGGATGTCGAGCAGGGTCTCCGGCGATGAGACGGCGACTGCTCGGCTGGACGGGATGGTGGAGGCGGCGGTGAAGAATTTGCTGGCAGGGCTGGAGAAAGTGATGAAAATGGCGGACTGCGTGAGGCTGAGGACGCTGAAGGGTCTGTTGGAGGCGTTTAGCCCCAAGCAGAGCGTGGACTTGTTGGCGGCGACATCGACGCTGCAAATTCAGCTCCGAAGTTGGGGGAAGAACCATGAGAGCGAGAGCGGTGAAGTGGTGCAGTTCGTTCCGCCGGCCGGCCCTTAA